A genomic stretch from Penaeus monodon isolate SGIC_2016 chromosome 25, NSTDA_Pmon_1, whole genome shotgun sequence includes:
- the LOC119589271 gene encoding alpha-centractin-like (The sequence of the model RefSeq protein was modified relative to this genomic sequence to represent the inferred CDS: added 113 bases not found in genome assembly) codes for MEPFEVIVNQPVVIDNGSGIIKAGFAGDHTPKCHFPNYVGRPKYERVMVGALEGDYFVGPKAQEHRGLLAISYPMEHGIVTDWNDMERIWQYIYSKDQLQTFSEEHPVLLTEAPLNPRKNRDKAAEIFFEAFSVPALFVSIQAVLSLYASGRTTGVVLDSGDGVTHVVPIYEGFALPHSIMREDIGGRDVTRYLKLLLRKEGLNLYSSAEFEIVKMMKERVCYLASNPQREETVDTERLSYVLPNGATVEVGQARFRAPEVLFRPDLIGDESVGIHEALICAIHKSDMDLRKQLYQNIVISGGSTLFKGFGDRLLSEVKKLAPKDIKIRISAPAERLYSVWIGGSILASLDTFKRMWVSKREYEEEGARAVHRKTF; via the exons TGTTGGCAGACCAAAGTACGAAAGAGTGATGGTTGGAGCCCTAGAAGGAGACTATTTTGTCGGCCCAAAAGCTCAAGAACACCGTGGTCTCTTAGCTATTAG CTACCCTATGGAACATGGCATTGTCACAGACTGGAATGATATGGAGCGCATATGGCAGTACATTTATAGCAAAGACCAGCTTCAGACATTTTCTGAAGAG CATCCTGTACTACTGACAGAAGCTCCCCTTAATCCACGAAAGAATAGAGACAAGGCAGCAGAAATATTTTTTGAAGCTTTCAGTGTTCCAGCACTATTTGTTTCAATCCAGGCAGTTCTTAGCCT ATACGCCTCAGGAAGAACGACTGGGGTTGTGTTGGACTCTGGTGATGGAGTAACTCACGTTGTTCCAATCTACGAAGGCTTTGCTTTACCACATTCCATTATGCGGGAGGACATTGGGGGCAGAGATGTCACACG GTACCTAAAACTTCTGCTACGAAAGGAAGGGCTGAATCTGTATTCTTCGGCTGAATTCGAAATTGTTAAAATGATGAAGGAACGAGTGTGTTACTTGGCCTCAAATCCACAACGGGAGGAAACTGTCGACACTGAGCGACTGTCTTATGTTCTACCCAATGGGGCAACAGTTGAA GTTGGCCAGGCCCGATTCAGAGCACCAGAGGTCCTCTTCCGACCAGACCTCATCGGAGACGAGAGTGTAGGCATTCATGAAGCCCTTATTTGTGCAATTCATAAATCTGACATGGATCTCCGAAAACAGCTTTACCAAAATATCGTCATCTCTGGAGGATCGACCTTGTTCAAAGGATTTGGCGACCGACTTCTCTCTGAAGTGAAGAAACTAGCTCCAAAGGACATCAAGATTAGG ATCTCGGCACCAGCCGAGCGCCTATACTCTGTTTGGATTGGAGGATCCATTCTGGCATCGTTGGACACCTTTAAGCGCATGTGGGTCAGCAAGCGTGAATACGAAGAGGAAGGCGCACGAGCTGTTCATCGGAAAACTTTCTAG
- the LOC119589270 gene encoding WD repeat-containing protein 36-like — MSEGSKIFTPYRALGLVSNGIPLAIRYIERRKENLIVTAVGNSFHTYSGNKLILLTVSNPHPSPIVALSADAYHIYTSCDKVIYAWRRGTEIKHKYVGHKADVHLMLPFGPLLISVDRLNNLRVWDIKDESLHLDMEFQSKSFEISAIVHPATYLNKILLGSKQGQLQLWNLKTCKLLYTFAGWDSEVVTMEQAPAQDVIGIGLANGRIILHNLKFDETVVEFKQDWGRVTGISFRTDGFPVMITGSEMGHIAQWDLQERKLASQVRNAHDSAVAGIACFPNEPLMVTNSRDNTVKIWIFDMLDRGGRLLKFRDGHSAPPLSIRFHGSFGGKVITAGEDSCMRIFHKMNNVLSSNLGQASYNRKASKRNKASSEALKMPPITKFTTETTREKSWDSLAAVHRGTPIVTTWSIDKQRMGEHKLLHERFRDKTIRRVTGTCVELSICGNFVIIGYDSGHLDKYNIQSGIYRGTFGTPVAHEDGVRDVVADGLNKFVVSGGENGELKWWKLSTCEEVHKLALEECITRMVLQRDSGLLAIAMEDWSIHIVDVDTQTVVRRLYGHRNQVTDVSFSHDSRWLISSSLDKTVRTWDIPSSACVDCFSVPIPATSLAMSPVGDFLATIHADQLGVYLWSNQGCYHHLSLRPLPQDFEACTVGLPSTAADASHLPPKEGEELEELPKEGEIDDEEYKSPEQISEELVTLALLPTSRWLNLLNLDVIKKKNKPTEVKIPKAAPFFLPTVPGLELKFASEEKTDSDKTKVKVARSFEVLTDFGRKLKAAEYHESLKMLIEMGPSGIEVEIRSLDPDIGGSEDLLLKFLEMIKFALDRNMYFEAVQGYLSLFLKLHAEYVMSNGNVREICETLAGVQGKSLA, encoded by the coding sequence ATGTCAGAAGGAAGTAAAATATTCACGCCCTACAGAGCCCTGGGCCTGGTGAGCAATGGGATTCCTCTGGCGATTCGttatatagagaggagaaaggagaatctGATCGTGACGGCCGTGGGGAATTCCTTCCACACGTACAGTGGGAACAAGCTCATACTACTGACTGTAAGTAACCCTCACCCAAGCCCCATTGTGGCTCTCAGTGCCGATGCCTACCACATCTACACGTCTTGTGACAAGGTGATATATGCCTGGCGTCGTGGCACGGAGATCAAGCATAAGTATGTCGGCCACAAAGCTGACGTTCATCTCATGCTGCCATTCGGTCCCCTGTTGATATCCGTTGACAGGCTGAATAACTTGCGTGTTTGGGATATCAAGGATGAGTCGCTCCACCTGGATATGGAATTTCAGAGCAAGTCCTTTGAGATTTCGGCGATAGTTCACCCTGCAACTTACCTCAACAAGATCCTGTTAGGCAGTAAGCAAGGGCAGTTGCAGCTGTGGAACCTGAAGACCTGCAAGCTCCTGTACACATTTGCAGGATGGGATTCAGAAGTGGTTACGATGGAGCAGGCTCCAGCACAGGATGTTATAGGCATTGGGTTAGCCAACGGCAGGATCATTCTTCACAATTTGAAATTTGATGAGACTGTTGTTGAATTCAAGCAGGACTGGGGCAGAGTGACAGGAATTAGCTTCCGAACTGATGGATTTCCTGTAATGATAACGGGAAGTGAAATGGGACATATTGCACAGTGGGACTTGCAAGAGAGAAAACTGGCCTCACAGGTACGCAATGCTCATGACAGTGCAGTTGCTGGCATTGCATGTTTTCCAAATGAGCCCTTGATGGTCACAAATTCAAGGGATAATACTGTCAAGATATGGATATTTGATATGctagatagaggaggaagactGCTCAAGTTCAGGGATGGTCACTCAGCACCACCCCTTTCAATCAGATTTCATGGAAGTTTTGGAGGCAAAGTGATTACTGCTGGTGAGGATTCGTGCATGAGAATTTTCCATAAGATGAATAATGTGTTGAGTAGTAATTTGGGTCAGGCTTCCTACAATCGCAAAGCTTCCAAGAGGAATAAGGCATCATCAGAAGCCTTGAAAATGCCCCCAATTACTAAATTTACAACAGAAACCACAAGGGAAAAGAGCTGGGACAGTCTTGCAGCAGTTCACCGTGGCACACCAATTGTTACAACATGGTCAATAGACAAGCAGAGAATGGGAGAGCACAAGTTGTTACATGAACGCTTTAGGGATAAGACCATACGTCGTGTGACTGGAACATGTGTAGAACTTAGCATTTGTGGAAATTTTGTAATAATTGGCTATGATTCTGGTcatttagataaatataatatacagtcTGGAATATACAGAGGAACCTTTGGCACACCTGTTGCTCATGAAGATGGGGTTAGAGATGTTGTGGCAGATGGACTAAATAAGTTTGTGGTATCTGGAGGTGAAAATGGAGAGTTAAAGTGGTGGAAGTTAAGTACATGTGAAGAAGTCCATAAACTAGCATTAGAAGAATGCATAACAAGAATGGTATTGCAGCGAGATTCTGGACTCTTAGCCATTGCCATGGAAGACTGGAGCATACACATCGTGGATGTAGATACACAGACTGTAGTTCGTAGATTATATGGACACAGGAACCAAGTGACAGATGTTTCATTCAGTCATGATTCAAGATGGCTGATTAGTTCATCACTTGATAAGACTGTGAGGACATGGGACATTCCATCAAGTGCTTGTGTGGATTGTTTTTCAGTGCCAATTCCAGCAACTTCTCTGGCCATGTCTCCAGTTGGTGATTTCTTAGCTACCATCCATGCAGATCAGCTGGGAGTTTATCTTTGGTCTAACCAGGGATGTTATCATCACTTGTCTCTTCGTCCGCTACCGCAAGACTTTGAGGCCTGTACTGTGGGCTTGCCATCAACAGCTGCGGATGCATCTCATTTACCTCCTAAAGAAGGCGAAGAGTTAGAAGAGCTGCCCAAAGAAGGAGAGATTGATGATGAAGAATATAAGAGTCCTGAACAAATATCTGAAGAACTTGTTACACTGGCATTACTCCCTACATCAAGATGGTTGAATTTATTAAATTTGGATGTcatcaagaagaaaaacaagccaACAGAAGTGAAAATTCCAAAGGCTGCACCTTTCTTTTTGCCAACTGTTCCAGGACTTGAATTAAAATTTGCATcagaagaaaagacagatagtGATAAAACAAAGGTGAAAGTTGCAAGATCATTTGAAGTGTTAACGGACTTTGGGAGAAAATTGAAAGCAGCCGAGTATCACGAATCCCTGAAAATGTTGATAGAAATGGGACCTTCTGGAATCGAGGTAGAAATTCGCAGCCTTGATCCAGACATTGGTGGATCAGAAGATCTCCTCCTCAAGTTTTTGGAGATGATCAAATTTGCACTGGATAGAAATATGTACTTTGAAGCTGTCCAGGGATATTTGAGTTTGTTTTTGAAACTCCATGCAGAATATGTTATGAGTAATGGAAATGTACGAGAGATTTGTGAAACATTAGCAGGTGTGCAAGGGAAAAGCTTGGCATAA